From a region of the Phaseolus vulgaris cultivar G19833 chromosome 6, P. vulgaris v2.0, whole genome shotgun sequence genome:
- the LOC137831587 gene encoding uncharacterized protein encodes MAYRRRQQQGFSKPSFSTFEDDITRNPNPFPPPNDVVEGLASSSSSSSSSLAAKAIRASSARRDSSLSSLYGLSSASASPAAPSEPIPTPPPSSKDSRPYEYTSMKNMNESKNGFWGVLARKAKSIIEDDNVPQQSEMAGVGRSQFPGVASRGKFQNSNHPEENNLKRDGPAFMKGLDAITSSLTHIGGTIGKSLEEGLTIVENRTSDIIHETRKHIRKKPGSFVGQNQERNHSSTVHQQSQWRNQMSPNQTDQELQLKASRDVAMAMAAKAKLLLRELKTVKADLAFAKDRCAQLEEENKILRENRERGDSHEDDDDLIRLQLESLLAEKARLAHENSVFARENRFLREVVEYHQLTMQDVVYFDESNEEVTEVNPLNLPQVPNISLDSITTPTTPQSQSPDPNLDITSELSRDIPSTISGKYVKSSEVIVKDSRSSEATRSISSSTGHDAK; translated from the exons ATGGCGTATAGACGGAGACAGCAGCAAGGGTTTTCGAAACCTTCGTTTTCGACCTTCGAAGACGACATCACTCGAAACCCTAACCCCTTTCCGCCGCCAAACGACGTCGTTGAAGGTTTAGCGTCTTCGTCGTCTTCGTCTTCGTCTTCGCTTGCTGCAAAAGCTATCAGAGCTTCTTCGGCGCGTCGCGACTCATCCCTGTCCTCTCTCTATGGTCTCTCCTCTGCTTCTGCTTCTCCGGCAGCTCCTTCTGAACCCATTCCAACTCCTCCTCCTTCCTCCAAG GATTCAAGACCCTATGAATATACATCTATGAAGAACATGAACGAGTCCAAGAATGGATTTTGGGGTGTTCTAGCCAGAAAAGCCAAGTCAATTATTGAGGATGATAATGTACCCCAGCAATCTGAAATGGCTGGAGTGGGAAGGTCACAATTTCCTGGTGTAGCATCTAGGGGCAAG TTCCAAAATTCAAACCATCCAGAGGAGAACAATCTCAAAAGGGACGGTCCAGCATTTATGAAGGGATTAGATGCTATCACATCTTCTCTTACTCATATTGGTGGTACCATTGGTAAATCTTTGGAG GAAGGTTTAACAATTGTTGAGAACCGGACTTCAGATATCATTCACGAAACTCGTAAACATATCAGGAAGAAGCCTGGAAGCTTTGTAGGACAAAATCAGGAGAGAAACCATTCTAGTACAGTTCATCAGCAATCCCAATGGCGAAACCAGATGTCACCAAATCAAACAGACCAAGAACTTCAACTGAAGGCATCTCGCGAC GTTGCCATGGCAATGGCTGCCAAAGCAAAACTACTTCTTCGGGAGTTGAAGACTGTCAAAGCTGATCTGGCTTTTGCAAAGGATCGATGTGCTCAGCTagaggaagaaaataaaatccTCCGTGAGAATCGTGAAAGGGGAGACAGTCACgaggatgatgatgatttg ATACGACTGCAACTTGAATCTCTTCTTGCTGAAAAAGCTCGCCTGGCGCACGAGAACTCAGTTTTTGCCCGTGAGAATCGTTTTCTAAGGGAGGTTGTTGAATATCACCAACTTACAATGCAAGATGTTGTGTACTTCGACGAGAGCAACGAAGAAGTGACTGAAGTTAACCCTCTTAACCTTCCCCAGGTGCCTAATATATCCCTGGATTCTATTACTACACCCACAACCCCACAATCACAGTCTCCAGATCCCAACCTTGACATAACTTCAGAATTGAGCAGAGACATCCCATCTACCATATCTGGAAAGTATGTTAAGAGTTCTGAGGTGATTGTAAAGGATTCACGGAGTTCCGAAGCGACTAGAAGCATCTCTTCCAGCACAGGACATGATGCAAAATAA